From a region of the Listeria monocytogenes ATCC 19117 genome:
- a CDS encoding CsbA family protein, which yields MDQIISALIFPCLLVILFARITYNRYVALLLMVILIAASAKLGYTSSMWLIIIDAFSMTIGFVLATYMLRRLKKSGSDF from the coding sequence ATGGATCAAATTATATCTGCACTTATTTTCCCTTGTCTCCTTGTTATTCTTTTTGCGAGAATCACCTATAATCGTTATGTCGCTTTGCTTTTGATGGTGATTTTGATCGCCGCTTCTGCCAAGTTAGGTTATACGAGTTCTATGTGGCTAATTATTATTGATGCTTTTTCAATGACCATTGGTTTTGTGCTTGCAACATATATGCTGCGACGTTTAAAGAAGAGTGGCAGTGATTTTTAA
- the pstB gene encoding phosphate ABC transporter ATP-binding protein PstB — MTTETAEKVEYIIETKDVDLFYGSKQALQKIALNIKKNQVTALIGPSGCGKSTFLRTLNRMNDLIPNVKTTGEIHIGGENVQDPKIDMVNLRKKVGMVFQQANPFPFSIYDNVAYGPRMHGIKDKKVLDEIVERSLRQAALWEEVHDRLDRSAIGMSGGQQQRLCIARVLAVKPDVILMDEPTSALDPISTAKVEDLILELKKDYTIVIVTHNMQQASRISDETAFFLNGRIVEFADTTSIFTNPAEKETEDYISGRFG, encoded by the coding sequence ATGACAACTGAAACTGCTGAAAAAGTAGAGTATATCATTGAAACAAAAGATGTAGATTTATTTTATGGTTCCAAACAAGCACTACAAAAAATCGCTTTAAACATTAAGAAAAATCAAGTGACCGCTCTAATTGGTCCGTCGGGGTGTGGGAAATCAACTTTTCTGCGTACGCTTAACCGAATGAATGATTTAATTCCCAATGTGAAAACGACTGGAGAAATCCATATTGGCGGTGAAAATGTACAAGATCCTAAAATTGACATGGTTAACTTACGAAAAAAAGTGGGTATGGTTTTCCAACAAGCAAACCCATTCCCGTTTTCGATTTATGATAATGTCGCTTATGGTCCGCGGATGCATGGTATAAAAGACAAAAAAGTACTTGATGAGATTGTAGAAAGAAGTTTGCGTCAAGCGGCTCTTTGGGAAGAAGTGCATGATAGGCTGGATCGTTCGGCGATTGGGATGTCAGGTGGACAACAACAGCGGCTTTGCATCGCACGAGTTCTAGCTGTTAAACCGGATGTTATTTTGATGGATGAGCCAACTTCTGCACTGGACCCAATTTCGACAGCAAAAGTAGAAGATTTGATTTTAGAATTAAAGAAAGACTATACGATTGTTATTGTGACGCATAATATGCAACAAGCATCCCGGATTTCCGATGAAACTGCCTTTTTCTTAAATGGTCGCATCGTGGAGTTCGCGGATACGACGAGTATTTTTACCAACCCAGCAGAAAAGGAAACAGAAGACTATATTTCAGGAAGATTTGGATAA
- the pstC gene encoding phosphate ABC transporter permease subunit PstC — MEAIKEKKLTQTSKKAHLETRGKIITFICISIMVIAAASILFFVISKGLATFTVNKVSFVDFITGTDWNPSQKDANGNPLVGALPMIIGSFAVTLFAACIAGPLAIGAAIFMVEISPKFGKKILQPVMELLVGIPSVVYGFIGLSVVVPFIRDHISGSGFGIAAATVVLTVMILPTVTSLSVDAIKSVPRHYREASLALGATRFQTIWKVVLRSSRSGILTAIVFGMARAFGEALAVQMVIGNSAVIPTSLFEPASTLTSILTMGMGNTVMGTLDNNILWSLAMVLLAMSLFFIIVIRFIGRRRKVK, encoded by the coding sequence TTGGAAGCGATAAAAGAAAAGAAGCTTACACAAACTTCTAAAAAGGCGCATCTAGAAACTAGAGGCAAAATTATTACATTCATCTGTATTTCAATCATGGTTATTGCCGCAGCGTCTATTTTGTTTTTTGTTATATCGAAAGGTTTAGCAACATTTACAGTTAATAAAGTGTCTTTTGTTGATTTTATAACTGGAACAGACTGGAATCCTTCGCAAAAAGATGCAAACGGAAATCCTCTAGTTGGCGCTTTGCCAATGATTATTGGTTCTTTTGCAGTAACGCTTTTTGCCGCTTGTATTGCAGGACCACTTGCAATCGGTGCAGCCATTTTTATGGTGGAAATCTCACCTAAGTTTGGGAAAAAGATTTTGCAACCAGTTATGGAACTTTTAGTTGGTATTCCATCTGTTGTTTATGGATTCATTGGACTAAGTGTTGTCGTTCCATTTATTCGTGACCATATTTCGGGAAGTGGCTTTGGTATTGCCGCTGCGACCGTAGTTTTAACAGTAATGATTTTGCCGACTGTTACTTCACTCAGCGTAGATGCGATTAAATCTGTTCCACGTCACTACCGAGAAGCTTCGTTGGCACTTGGCGCAACACGTTTCCAGACGATTTGGAAAGTAGTGCTTCGTAGCTCGCGTTCAGGAATTTTGACAGCGATTGTATTCGGGATGGCTCGTGCATTCGGTGAAGCTCTTGCTGTACAAATGGTTATTGGGAACTCTGCTGTTATTCCAACCTCATTATTTGAGCCAGCTTCTACATTAACTAGTATTTTAACAATGGGTATGGGAAATACAGTTATGGGGACGCTTGATAATAATATCCTTTGGTCACTTGCAATGGTGTTACTCGCAATGTCACTATTCTTCATCATTGTGATCCGCTTCATCGGACGTAGGAGGAAAGTCAAATGA
- the pstB gene encoding phosphate ABC transporter ATP-binding protein PstB, translating to MLTKKPEINTILQATPDPHSLPAAMATEDLHVYYGDNHAIKGVDLTFPENKVTALIGPSGCGKSTYLRALNRMNDEIDGCRMEGQILYDGININRKEVDLYNVRKEIGMVFQKPNPFTKSIYENVAFGLKRHGMKNKKEIMERVEKSLRRAALWDEVKDDLGKSALSLSGGQQQRLCIARAVAMQPKVLLLDEPASALDPISTSKIEDLINELKNKYTIIIVTHNMQQAARVSDYTSFFYLGEVVEFSGTSELFTNPQQKQTEDYISGNFG from the coding sequence ATGTTAACGAAGAAACCTGAAATTAATACAATTTTACAAGCAACACCAGATCCTCATTCACTTCCTGCTGCAATGGCGACCGAGGATTTGCACGTATATTATGGCGATAATCACGCAATTAAAGGTGTTGATTTAACCTTCCCGGAAAATAAAGTGACAGCTTTGATTGGACCATCTGGTTGCGGTAAATCCACATATTTAAGAGCATTAAACCGAATGAACGATGAAATTGATGGTTGCCGCATGGAAGGTCAAATTTTATACGATGGGATTAATATTAATCGTAAAGAAGTTGATTTATACAATGTTCGCAAAGAAATAGGCATGGTATTCCAAAAACCAAATCCATTCACGAAATCTATCTATGAAAATGTTGCTTTTGGCCTCAAACGTCATGGCATGAAGAATAAAAAAGAAATTATGGAGCGTGTGGAGAAAAGTTTGCGTCGAGCAGCTCTTTGGGACGAAGTAAAAGACGATTTAGGAAAAAGCGCACTATCCCTTTCTGGTGGGCAGCAACAACGTCTTTGTATTGCTAGAGCTGTCGCAATGCAGCCAAAAGTATTGTTACTTGATGAGCCAGCATCTGCACTTGATCCAATTTCGACAAGCAAAATTGAAGATTTAATTAATGAGTTGAAAAATAAATATACTATTATAATCGTGACGCATAATATGCAACAAGCGGCTCGTGTATCCGACTACACTTCTTTCTTCTATCTGGGGGAAGTCGTGGAATTCTCAGGAACATCCGAACTTTTCACGAATCCGCAACAAAAACAAACTGAAGACTATATTTCTGGTAACTTTGGCTAG
- a CDS encoding HD domain-containing protein, whose amino-acid sequence MGIHQYFQSLSDLENIYRCPGKFKYQEHSVAEHSYKVTSIAQFFGAVEEEAGNEVNWRALYEKALNHDYSELFIGDIKTPVKYATTELREMLSEVEESMTKNFIEREIPETYQPIYRHLLKEGKDSTLEGKILAISDKVDLLYESFGEIQKGNPENIFVEIYSEALATIYQYREMASVKYFLKEILPDMLAEKGIEKTELPQLTTEITTKALRDA is encoded by the coding sequence ATGGGAATTCATCAATATTTCCAAAGTTTATCAGATTTAGAAAACATTTATCGTTGCCCAGGAAAATTTAAATATCAAGAGCACTCTGTTGCAGAACATTCATATAAAGTTACATCCATTGCTCAATTTTTCGGCGCTGTAGAGGAAGAAGCTGGGAATGAAGTGAATTGGCGTGCACTATACGAAAAAGCGCTAAACCACGATTATTCAGAGCTTTTCATCGGGGATATTAAAACGCCTGTGAAATATGCAACGACAGAACTCCGCGAAATGCTTTCAGAAGTAGAAGAAAGCATGACAAAAAATTTTATTGAACGAGAAATCCCAGAAACGTATCAACCAATTTATCGTCATTTGCTAAAAGAAGGTAAAGACAGTACGTTGGAAGGGAAAATCCTCGCAATTTCTGATAAAGTAGACCTGTTATATGAATCCTTTGGTGAAATTCAAAAAGGAAATCCAGAAAATATTTTTGTGGAGATTTATAGTGAAGCACTTGCAACCATTTATCAGTACCGAGAAATGGCTAGCGTGAAGTATTTTTTAAAAGAAATTTTACCAGATATGCTTGCTGAAAAAGGTATCGAAAAAACAGAATTACCACAGCTTACAACGGAAATAACGACCAAAGCATTGCGAGACGCGTAA
- the uvrB gene encoding excinuclease ABC subunit UvrB — translation MKDKFELVSKYSPQGDQPRAIEQLVAGLKKGLKHQTLLGATGTGKTFTVSNVIQEVNKPTLVMAHNKTLAGQLYSEFKEFFPNNAVEYFVSYYDYYQPEAYVPQSDTYIEKDASINDEIDKLRHSATAALFERRDVIIIASVSCIYGLGSPIEYGEMLVSLRVGMEISRDQLLRKLVDIQYDRNDIDFQRGRFRVRGDVVEIFPASRDEHCMRIEFFGDEIERIREVDALTGEIIGEREHVSIFPASHFVTRPDIMKKAIVNIKAELEDRLQVLRADNKLLEAQRLEQRTNYDLEMMEEMGYCSGIENYSRHLSLRPAGVTPYTLLDYFPDDFQMVIDESHVTMPQIRGMFNGDQARKQMLVDHGFRLPSALDNRPLRLEEFEKHINQIMFISATPGPYELEKNPDVIEQIIRPTGLLDPIVEIRPIQGQIDDLMDEINDRVEKNERVLITTLTKKMSEDLTNYLKEAGVKVQYLHSEVKTLERIEIIRDLRLGVYDVIVGINLLREGIDLPEVSLVAILDADKEGFLRSERSLIQTMGRAARNENGRVIMYADKMTDSMRNSIGETERRRKIQIEYNEKHGITPKTIKKEIRGIIAATSAADEREAVKQHDLSKMSKKERDVFIEGMEHEMKEAAKALDFERAAELRDALLEIKAEG, via the coding sequence TTGAAGGATAAATTTGAGTTAGTTTCTAAGTATAGCCCACAAGGAGACCAACCTAGAGCGATAGAACAATTAGTTGCGGGATTAAAAAAAGGCTTGAAACACCAAACTTTACTTGGTGCAACCGGTACAGGGAAAACTTTTACCGTATCCAACGTGATTCAGGAAGTAAATAAGCCAACACTTGTCATGGCCCACAATAAGACGTTAGCGGGACAGCTGTATAGCGAGTTTAAAGAATTTTTCCCAAATAATGCTGTAGAATATTTTGTCAGTTACTATGATTACTATCAACCAGAAGCCTATGTTCCGCAAAGCGACACGTATATCGAAAAAGATGCAAGTATCAATGATGAAATTGATAAGCTTCGTCACTCTGCTACCGCTGCGCTTTTTGAACGTCGTGATGTAATTATCATTGCGAGTGTATCGTGTATTTATGGCTTAGGTTCGCCGATTGAATATGGAGAGATGCTCGTTTCGCTTCGTGTTGGTATGGAAATTAGCCGTGATCAGCTACTGCGTAAATTAGTAGACATTCAATATGATCGAAATGATATAGATTTTCAACGTGGGCGCTTCCGTGTTCGCGGCGATGTTGTCGAAATTTTCCCGGCATCAAGAGACGAGCACTGCATGAGGATTGAATTTTTCGGTGATGAAATTGAACGTATTAGAGAGGTAGATGCACTTACTGGCGAAATTATTGGAGAAAGAGAACATGTTTCCATTTTCCCGGCATCTCACTTTGTTACCAGACCTGATATTATGAAAAAAGCAATTGTTAATATAAAAGCGGAACTCGAAGACCGCCTTCAAGTTTTACGTGCAGATAATAAATTACTCGAAGCACAACGTCTTGAACAACGGACGAATTATGATTTAGAAATGATGGAAGAAATGGGTTATTGCTCTGGTATTGAGAACTATTCTAGACATTTATCCCTTCGTCCAGCGGGAGTTACACCATACACGTTACTCGATTACTTCCCAGACGATTTCCAAATGGTAATTGATGAGTCACACGTTACGATGCCACAAATCCGTGGTATGTTTAACGGTGACCAAGCCAGAAAACAAATGCTAGTTGATCATGGTTTTAGACTACCAAGTGCTTTAGATAACCGTCCGCTAAGATTAGAAGAATTTGAAAAACATATCAATCAAATTATGTTCATTTCCGCCACACCAGGCCCTTATGAACTAGAAAAAAATCCGGATGTCATTGAACAAATCATCCGACCAACCGGCTTGCTAGATCCAATCGTAGAAATTCGCCCGATTCAAGGACAAATCGATGACTTAATGGATGAGATTAATGATCGTGTCGAGAAAAACGAACGTGTTTTAATCACCACTTTAACGAAAAAAATGTCAGAGGATTTGACCAATTATCTCAAAGAAGCTGGTGTTAAAGTACAATATCTCCACTCGGAAGTGAAGACGTTAGAGCGAATCGAAATCATTCGCGACCTCCGACTTGGTGTGTATGATGTTATCGTTGGAATTAATTTACTTCGCGAAGGAATCGATTTACCTGAAGTATCTCTTGTCGCTATTTTAGATGCGGACAAAGAAGGATTCCTTCGTTCCGAGCGTTCCTTAATTCAAACAATGGGTCGAGCCGCTCGTAATGAAAACGGTCGAGTAATCATGTATGCTGATAAAATGACCGATTCGATGCGCAATTCTATTGGCGAAACAGAACGCCGTCGTAAAATCCAAATTGAATATAATGAAAAACATGGCATTACGCCAAAAACAATCAAAAAAGAAATTCGTGGTATCATCGCAGCGACTTCTGCCGCAGATGAAAGAGAAGCAGTGAAGCAACATGATTTAAGCAAAATGTCTAAGAAAGAACGCGATGTGTTCATTGAAGGTATGGAACATGAAATGAAAGAAGCAGCCAAAGCACTTGATTTCGAACGTGCTGCTGAACTTCGCGATGCTTTACTGGAAATAAAAGCGGAAGGATGA
- the pstA gene encoding phosphate ABC transporter permease PstA — MNVKTKDKIATGVFYAIAVLIVIILAGLLGYILVKGVPQLSWKFLTTPPQSFQAGGGIGPEIWNSFYMLVITMIISVPISLGAGIYMAEYARKNWITDLIRTTIEVLSSLPSIVVGLFGFLVFVIQMGWSFSVISGALTLTIFNLPLLIRVVEEALNAIPNTQREAGLALGLSRWETITRVLVPAALPAIITGVILAAGRVFGEAAALIFTAGQSTPILDFTDWNPVNPASPLNIFRPAETLAVHIWKINGEGIMPDAQAVSDGASAVLILSVLLFNVLARLLGKFVYKRMTSS, encoded by the coding sequence ATGAATGTAAAAACAAAAGATAAAATCGCGACAGGCGTTTTCTATGCTATTGCTGTATTAATTGTCATTATTTTAGCTGGCTTACTTGGCTATATTTTAGTAAAAGGTGTTCCGCAACTTAGCTGGAAGTTTTTGACGACCCCACCACAGTCGTTCCAAGCTGGCGGCGGAATCGGTCCTGAAATCTGGAATTCATTTTATATGCTCGTTATTACGATGATTATTTCTGTTCCTATCTCGCTCGGTGCGGGAATTTATATGGCAGAATATGCGCGTAAAAATTGGATTACAGATTTAATTCGCACAACGATTGAAGTGCTTTCCTCACTTCCATCTATTGTCGTAGGGCTATTCGGTTTCCTTGTTTTTGTTATTCAAATGGGGTGGAGCTTCTCGGTTATTTCCGGGGCGCTTACACTAACGATTTTCAATTTACCACTATTAATTCGTGTTGTCGAAGAGGCACTTAATGCTATTCCAAACACGCAGCGTGAAGCAGGGCTTGCTCTAGGTTTATCCAGATGGGAAACAATCACGCGAGTACTTGTTCCAGCCGCACTCCCGGCAATTATTACCGGAGTTATCTTAGCAGCAGGACGGGTATTTGGTGAAGCAGCGGCGCTTATTTTCACAGCCGGTCAAAGTACACCTATTCTTGATTTCACTGACTGGAATCCGGTCAATCCAGCTTCACCACTAAATATTTTCCGCCCAGCAGAAACATTAGCTGTTCATATTTGGAAAATTAATGGTGAGGGAATTATGCCAGATGCACAAGCCGTTTCTGACGGAGCTTCTGCGGTATTAATTCTTTCCGTATTACTTTTCAACGTCTTAGCTCGCCTGCTTGGAAAATTTGTTTATAAACGCATGACCTCGTCTTAA
- a CDS encoding ArsR/SmtB family transcription factor, which yields MENAKQSLDEETLFSVTQIFKALSDPTRVQILNLLQDREYSVNEIARTLAFNQTTVSHQLRFLKNLRLVKSRREGTTIYYMQDDNHVLELLTQAIRHVHHH from the coding sequence ATGGAAAACGCAAAACAATCTTTAGATGAAGAAACGCTATTTAGTGTTACGCAGATATTTAAGGCGCTTTCTGATCCAACGCGTGTGCAGATTTTAAATTTGCTTCAAGACCGCGAATACTCTGTGAATGAAATTGCGCGAACACTTGCGTTTAACCAGACAACTGTTTCTCACCAGCTGCGTTTTTTAAAAAACTTAAGACTTGTGAAATCAAGACGTGAAGGCACGACGATTTATTATATGCAAGATGATAATCACGTATTAGAATTACTCACACAAGCAATTCGCCACGTGCACCATCATTAA
- the uvrA gene encoding excinuclease ABC subunit UvrA codes for MDKEKIVIQGARAHNLKNIDVEIPRDKLVVMTGLSGSGKSSLAFDTIYAEGQRRYVESLSAYARQFLGQMDKPDVDLIEGLSPAISIDQKTTSRNPRSTVGTVTEIHDYLRLLYARVGHPVCPNHGIEITSQTIEQMVDRVLEYPEKTRIQIMAPIVSGKKGTHKKTIEEIKKEGYVRIRVDGEIYDINDEIEIEKNKKHSIEIIIDRIVIKEGINTRLYDSIEAALRLADGYAVVDIMGDKELLFSEHYACPYCGFSVGELEPRMFSFNSPFGACPTCDGLGTKLEVDVDTVIPDRSLSLNEGAIIPWRPISSQYYPQMLASACKEFGIDMDTPLEKLTKEELDIILNGSKDKEFYFEYKNDFGMTRETWIPFEGILPNIERRYRETNSDFTRDQMAQYMTDLPCPSCKGYRLKEETLSVKVNNHHIGQISEFSINEALDFFDGLELSEKETQIAAPIFKEVRARLGFLKNVGLDYLTMSRAAGTLSGGEAQRIRLATQIGSRLTGVLYILDEPSIGLHQRDNDRLISTLQSMRDIGNTLIVVEHDEDTMMAADYLIDIGPGAGEHGGRIVAAGTPEEVAKNKNSITGDYLSGKKFIPVPAKRRKGNGLELEIIGAKANNLKNVNAKIPLATFSCVTGVSGSGKSSLVNEVLRKALARKLNRNHAKPGEHKEIKGIENLEKIINIDQSPIGRTPRSNPATYTGAFDDIRDLFASTNEAKVRGYKKGRFSFNVKGGRCEACKGDGIIKIEMHFLPDVYVPCEVCHGKRYNGETLDIRYKGKNIAEVLEMTVEEGLEYFTNQPRIARKLQTIVDVGLGYIRLGQPATTLSGGEAQRVKLASELHKRSNGKSFYILDEPTTGLHADDIGRLLKVLQRLVEENGDTVLVIEHNLDVIKQADYLIDLGPEGGDGGGQIIATGTPEKIARSKKSYTGKYLKPILERDKERTEERITTAKKK; via the coding sequence TTGGATAAAGAGAAAATAGTAATTCAGGGTGCAAGAGCCCATAACTTAAAAAACATTGATGTAGAGATTCCTAGAGACAAATTAGTAGTTATGACTGGACTTTCAGGTTCAGGTAAATCTTCGCTTGCTTTTGATACGATTTACGCAGAAGGACAAAGACGTTATGTAGAGTCTTTGTCCGCATATGCGCGCCAATTTTTAGGCCAAATGGATAAACCAGATGTAGATTTAATTGAAGGATTAAGCCCTGCCATTTCGATTGATCAAAAAACAACAAGCCGTAATCCACGTTCAACTGTTGGTACTGTCACAGAAATCCATGACTATTTGCGCTTACTTTATGCTCGTGTTGGGCATCCAGTTTGTCCAAATCACGGTATTGAAATCACTTCCCAAACAATCGAACAAATGGTGGATCGCGTTCTAGAATATCCAGAAAAAACACGTATTCAAATAATGGCTCCAATCGTTTCTGGTAAAAAAGGAACCCATAAGAAAACTATTGAGGAAATAAAAAAAGAAGGCTATGTTCGAATTCGTGTTGATGGAGAAATTTATGATATCAATGACGAAATTGAAATCGAGAAGAATAAAAAGCATTCTATTGAAATCATTATTGATCGCATTGTGATTAAAGAAGGTATCAATACTCGTTTGTATGACTCCATTGAAGCGGCTCTTCGTTTAGCTGATGGTTATGCGGTTGTTGATATAATGGGCGATAAAGAATTATTATTTAGTGAACACTATGCGTGCCCTTATTGTGGGTTTTCCGTTGGTGAATTAGAACCAAGAATGTTCTCTTTCAATAGCCCATTTGGCGCTTGTCCAACATGTGATGGACTTGGCACTAAACTTGAAGTCGATGTCGACACAGTTATTCCAGATAGAAGTCTGTCTCTAAATGAAGGTGCTATTATTCCTTGGCGCCCAATTAGCTCGCAATACTATCCACAAATGCTAGCTTCGGCTTGTAAAGAGTTCGGAATAGATATGGATACACCTTTGGAGAAACTAACGAAAGAAGAATTAGATATTATTTTAAATGGATCAAAAGACAAAGAATTCTACTTCGAATACAAAAATGATTTCGGAATGACACGCGAAACGTGGATTCCTTTTGAAGGGATACTTCCAAATATCGAACGCCGCTATCGTGAGACAAATTCCGACTTTACGCGTGATCAAATGGCGCAATATATGACTGATTTACCATGTCCATCTTGTAAAGGTTATCGTCTAAAAGAAGAAACACTTTCTGTTAAAGTAAACAATCATCATATTGGCCAAATCAGTGAGTTTTCTATTAATGAAGCACTAGATTTCTTTGATGGCTTAGAACTCTCTGAAAAAGAAACACAAATTGCAGCGCCGATTTTCAAAGAAGTTCGTGCTAGACTAGGCTTCTTAAAAAATGTTGGGCTCGACTATCTAACAATGAGCCGTGCAGCTGGGACGCTATCTGGTGGTGAGGCGCAGCGAATTAGACTTGCTACACAAATCGGTTCCAGACTTACTGGGGTACTTTATATTCTAGATGAACCTTCCATCGGTCTTCATCAACGAGATAATGACCGTTTAATCAGCACACTCCAAAGTATGCGTGACATTGGAAACACGCTTATTGTCGTTGAGCATGACGAAGATACGATGATGGCCGCAGATTATCTTATTGATATTGGTCCAGGTGCAGGGGAACACGGTGGACGAATTGTTGCAGCCGGAACTCCAGAAGAAGTTGCCAAAAATAAAAATTCCATCACTGGTGACTATCTTTCAGGTAAAAAATTTATTCCAGTTCCTGCTAAACGTAGAAAAGGTAACGGACTAGAATTAGAAATTATTGGTGCTAAAGCAAATAATCTCAAAAACGTAAATGCAAAAATTCCACTAGCTACTTTTTCTTGTGTAACTGGAGTTTCAGGTTCAGGTAAAAGTTCGCTAGTGAATGAAGTATTACGAAAAGCATTAGCGAGAAAACTAAATAGAAACCACGCAAAACCAGGTGAACATAAAGAAATAAAAGGTATCGAAAACCTAGAAAAAATCATCAATATAGATCAATCACCAATCGGAAGAACACCGAGATCGAATCCAGCTACTTATACAGGGGCTTTCGATGATATTCGTGACCTTTTTGCAAGCACAAATGAAGCCAAAGTTCGCGGTTATAAAAAAGGTCGCTTTAGTTTTAACGTAAAAGGTGGACGTTGTGAGGCGTGTAAAGGCGACGGAATCATCAAAATTGAAATGCATTTCTTGCCCGATGTATATGTACCCTGTGAAGTTTGTCATGGAAAACGATACAATGGCGAAACGTTAGATATTCGTTACAAAGGCAAAAATATTGCTGAAGTATTAGAGATGACTGTAGAAGAAGGTCTAGAATATTTCACTAACCAACCGAGAATTGCACGTAAACTGCAAACGATTGTGGATGTTGGACTTGGTTATATTCGACTTGGGCAACCTGCTACGACTCTTTCTGGTGGTGAAGCACAGCGTGTTAAGCTAGCTTCGGAACTTCACAAGCGTAGTAACGGAAAATCTTTCTATATTCTGGATGAACCAACGACCGGGCTCCACGCAGATGATATTGGTCGTTTACTCAAAGTATTACAAAGACTTGTAGAAGAAAATGGCGACACAGTACTTGTTATTGAGCATAACCTTGACGTAATTAAACAAGCGGATTACTTGATTGATTTAGGACCAGAAGGCGGCGATGGTGGCGGTCAAATTATTGCAACCGGCACACCTGAAAAAATCGCTCGCTCGAAAAAATCATATACAGGTAAATACTTGAAACCAATTTTAGAACGCGATAAAGAACGCACAGAAGAACGAATCACAACAGCCAAGAAAAAATAA
- the phoU gene encoding phosphate signaling complex protein PhoU, translating into MVVRKIFTEQLNDLHQHLMEMGMLANEAIFKAVKSLVHRDTELAKQVVAEDKAINNMELSLEQRSFELIALQQPVGMDLRKIVTVLKTSSDLERIGDHAVSIAKTAILIGESKVLKPIPEIPEMGEIVKAMLQDVLKAYLAEDEVAARKIAERDNEVDKLHKIVYQKCIHFMQEEPEHIEDVSQLLLVSQYIERIGDYVTNVCEWIVYLKSGEIEDLNR; encoded by the coding sequence ATGGTAGTCAGAAAAATTTTTACGGAACAGTTAAACGACTTGCACCAACATCTAATGGAAATGGGAATGCTTGCGAATGAAGCGATTTTTAAAGCAGTCAAGTCACTTGTACACCGCGATACCGAGCTTGCTAAACAAGTAGTTGCAGAAGATAAAGCAATCAATAACATGGAGCTTTCACTGGAACAACGCTCTTTTGAGTTGATCGCTTTGCAACAGCCAGTTGGTATGGATTTGCGAAAAATCGTCACAGTACTAAAAACAAGTTCGGATTTAGAACGAATTGGTGACCACGCAGTAAGTATTGCCAAAACGGCTATTTTAATTGGTGAAAGTAAGGTTTTAAAGCCGATTCCCGAAATACCAGAAATGGGCGAAATTGTAAAAGCAATGCTACAAGACGTATTAAAAGCTTACCTTGCAGAAGATGAAGTTGCTGCTCGCAAAATTGCTGAGCGCGATAATGAAGTCGATAAGCTTCATAAAATCGTTTATCAAAAATGTATTCATTTTATGCAAGAAGAGCCAGAGCATATAGAAGATGTTTCACAACTACTCTTAGTTTCCCAGTATATCGAACGTATTGGTGATTATGTAACAAATGTGTGCGAATGGATTGTTTACTTGAAGAGTGGCGAAATTGAAGATTTAAACAGATAA